Proteins encoded by one window of Glycine soja cultivar W05 chromosome 15, ASM419377v2, whole genome shotgun sequence:
- the LOC114388401 gene encoding FAD-linked sulfhydryl oxidase ERV1-like isoform X2, with product MPENPLQALFHNIEQVSSFVQHHLSNFIGIHFQPSGPHSGSLLSISSSTKAPLAKTASSVQLGDTAVKGKSAAPVTKEELGRATWTFLHILAAQYPDNPTRQQKKDVKELVQMLPRIYPCGECRDHFKEVLRANPVQTGSHAEFSQWLCHVHNVVNRSASHF from the exons ATGCCTGAGAATCCACTGCAGGCCTTGTTTCATAACATCGAACAAGTCTCAAGCTTTGTTCAACACCATCTCTCTAATTTCATAGGCATTCATTTCCAGCCATCAGGACCCCATAGTGGCTCTCTCTTATCAATCTCTTCCTCTACCAAAGCCCCACTTGCAAAAACTGCATCTTCTGTACAACTCGGTGATACTGCTGTCAAG GGAAAGTCTGCTGCCCCAGTTACTAAGGAAGAGCTTGGAAGGGCTACTTGGACTTTCCTTCACATTCTTGCAGCTCAG TACCCGGATAATCCTACAAGACAACAGAAGAAGGATGTAAAAGAACTG GTACAGATGTTACCTCGAATATACCCTTGCGGGGAATGTCGAGATCACTTTAAAGAAGTTCTTAG AGCAAATCCTGTACAGACTGGATCGCATGCTGAATTTTCTCAGTGGTTATGTCATGTGCATAATGTTGTTAATAGAAG TGCAAGCCACTTTTAG
- the LOC114388401 gene encoding FAD-linked sulfhydryl oxidase ERV1-like isoform X1: MPENPLQALFHNIEQVSSFVQHHLSNFIGIHFQPSGPHSGSLLSISSSTKAPLAKTASSVQLGDTAVKGKSAAPVTKEELGRATWTFLHILAAQYPDNPTRQQKKDVKELVQMLPRIYPCGECRDHFKEVLRANPVQTGSHAEFSQWLCHVHNVVNRSLGKPIFPCERVDARWGKLDCEQNACEIIGSTSIFRKIWKKST; encoded by the exons ATGCCTGAGAATCCACTGCAGGCCTTGTTTCATAACATCGAACAAGTCTCAAGCTTTGTTCAACACCATCTCTCTAATTTCATAGGCATTCATTTCCAGCCATCAGGACCCCATAGTGGCTCTCTCTTATCAATCTCTTCCTCTACCAAAGCCCCACTTGCAAAAACTGCATCTTCTGTACAACTCGGTGATACTGCTGTCAAG GGAAAGTCTGCTGCCCCAGTTACTAAGGAAGAGCTTGGAAGGGCTACTTGGACTTTCCTTCACATTCTTGCAGCTCAG TACCCGGATAATCCTACAAGACAACAGAAGAAGGATGTAAAAGAACTG GTACAGATGTTACCTCGAATATACCCTTGCGGGGAATGTCGAGATCACTTTAAAGAAGTTCTTAG AGCAAATCCTGTACAGACTGGATCGCATGCTGAATTTTCTCAGTGGTTATGTCATGTGCATAATGTTGTTAATAGAAG CCTTGGCAAACCAATATTCCCCTGTGAACGAGTTGATGCAAGGTGGGGCAAACTGGACTGTGAACagaatgcatgtgaaattattgGTAGTACATCAATTTTTAGGAAGATATGGAAGAAATCTACCTAA